The following proteins come from a genomic window of Daphnia carinata strain CSIRO-1 chromosome 6, CSIRO_AGI_Dcar_HiC_V3, whole genome shotgun sequence:
- the LOC130702189 gene encoding thioredoxin domain-containing protein 15-like produces MILIKVLLVGHFVLELLVPSSLSEQVQNSSESSSFHDSVSQPREETSDDNLIKSPLLNNPVDGSSNGNDSITNDTVISNATQIKKFSCLLDETQENNPTFQIVNGTTLLSVLKQNQNVTSRTQPATCHVVVFFTSWCPFSVQAAPHLNALPRGFPMMSFYAIDAYSHNSLSTMQGVMAIPSLFLFHNGKAAARYNETEYKVDLFASFITRYTGIQPIGVLNRTTADYQGPLPTSVIEQTDQWLILAWVVLFLSLVYWFTRSNLFWTLMENIRNTWREAEAQHQHVD; encoded by the exons ATGATTTTAATAAAAGTTTTACTGGTTGGCCATTTCGTGCTAG AGCTATTAGTCCCGAGTTCGTTATCTGAACAAGTCCAAAATAGTTCCGAATCTTCCAGTTTCCATGACAGTGTTTCACAGCCAAGAGAGGAAACTTCAGATGATAACTTAATAAAATCGCCACTTCTTAACAACCCCGTTGATGGTTCATCAAATGGAAATGATTCTATTACCAACGATACAGTGATATCTAATGCcactcaaataaaaaaattctccTGTCTTCTTGATGAAACACAGGAAAATAATCCAACATTTCAG ATAGTGAATGGTACTACCCTGTTATCTGTACTaaagcaaaatcaaaatgttacaTCTCGGACTCAACCAGCGACATGccacgttgttgtttttttcacttcatGGTGCCCTTTCAGTGTACAGGCTGCGCCACACTTAAATGCCCTACCAAGAGGATTTCCAATGATGTCTTTTTATGCTATTGATGCCTATTCTCATAACAG CTTAAGCACAATGCAAGGAGTAATGGCAATCCCAAGTTTGTTCTTGTTTCACAATGGCAAAGCAGCAGCAAGGTATAATGAAACAGAATACAAAGTGGATTTGTTTGCCAGTTTCATTACTCGTTATACAG gTATACAGCCAATAGGCGTTCTAAATCGCACTACCGCTGATTATCAAGGTCCTTTGCCTACCAGTGTAATAGAGCAGACGGACCAATGGCTCATCCTTGCCTGGGTTGTGCTTTTCCTCTCGTTGGTTTATTGGTTCACTAGATCTAACCTCTTCTGGACATTAATGGAAAACATCCGAAATACATGGAGAGAAGCAGAAGCACAACATCAACATGTTGATTAG